The Metallosphaera hakonensis JCM 8857 = DSM 7519 genome includes the window CAAAACCTTCAATAACTTTAAGATCTAGTCTATCTTGGAGATATATTTTCAATTTACCGTTTCTGACTAGCTTCATATTTAGTATATCTGATTGTTTCGAGTCTATGCTTAGCCCGTTTATCCAAGCGAATTCTTCGACGCTATATATCCCCAACTGTGATGTCCTGGAAGTGAGAATTAGTTGAGAACCCATGAGATCAGCTATTATTTCTCCAATAATGGAGCCTCCTCTATGTTCCTTAATCAATGGTATTACATAACTACCATCATCTGTTACGCTGATAACCACAGGATCTGTGACTTTATCCTTGATCAGCCCCGCAATTTTTCTTACTGTTATGCCAATAGGGTAAAAATAAATGTAAACCTCTGGATGATGTTGCACAATATAATAACCTATATCTTCAAGACTTTTAGCCAAGGACTTGGCTACGACGTTACTTGGGTCAGAAACTATCTGTATCCTTGATACATACAAGTCATTTATCAGATTCAGATAGACCTTTATTAACCATCATGAAATAGGTAAACCTACTACAAGGCTTATTAAGTAGCCCAAAAGAATGAAGGCTAAAACTGGTACCCCCCAGGCTACCCATATGATTTTGCTAGGCTCGAGTTTGCCTTCTGTTACCAACTTGCTATATTTTTCCCTCCAAACTGAATCATCTTCCTCCACAGAGAAACCCAGTCTCAATGACTCTTTACCTTCGTCATCAATCTCGGTGAGAGGAAAAAGGAATTTTGACTTGAGAAATTGATCTACTCTCATACGCTTGGCCGTAAAGGATATGGTTAGCCGTGTAGTCAGGGGCATTCCCTTGGTGTATTTGAAATTGGAGAAGAAGTTAGTTATGCCGGCTAAGACTATGAGAACAGATGAGTAAAGAACTACTATTAATGGTTCCATTCCTAGTTCCGAGAAATGTCCAAAAAATAGAGGTGACACCTTAGCGTTAGCTAAGCTAAGGATTAATATTGCAAAGAGATCTGCCCCTCCCATGAAGGAGACTACGTAAAACCCCAAAAATACTGCCAGAACCGCAAAGAAAGAATAGAGGTAAATGAATAAATTTAGTGAGTCTAAGTTAAAATATAAGAAAATGGAGAGTGGAGAATAGATCAACCATATTTTTGGGTCAACCTCCCTATACTTAACGTCAAGAATAGCTGTGTGGACTAACATGATTG containing:
- a CDS encoding A24 family peptidase C-terminal domain-containing protein, with product MLVHTAILDVKYREVDPKIWLIYSPLSIFLYFNLDSLNLFIYLYSFFAVLAVFLGFYVVSFMGGADLFAILILSLANAKVSPLFFGHFSELGMEPLIVVLYSSVLIVLAGITNFFSNFKYTKGMPLTTRLTISFTAKRMRVDQFLKSKFLFPLTEIDDEGKESLRLGFSVEEDDSVWREKYSKLVTEGKLEPSKIIWVAWGVPVLAFILLGYLISLVVGLPIS